A part of Gossypium hirsutum isolate 1008001.06 chromosome A07, Gossypium_hirsutum_v2.1, whole genome shotgun sequence genomic DNA contains:
- the LOC107954067 gene encoding dof zinc finger protein DOF2.2 isoform X2: MVFSSHVPIYLDPPNLQQHQQGNGSENPQFSPLPPPPPHVGAGGPASIRPSSMADRARLAKIPQPEAALKCPRCESSNTKFCYFNNYSLSQPRHFCKTCRRYWTRGGALRNVPVGGGCRKNKKNKSSSSEPPAEKQTGNSNSKNSVVIPTEITGHLPFMASLQNFSQYGVGNIGLNFGGIQGETSGASRQADMGFQIGTNSGMSSASILSSSSGGGGTHQHQQFPFFDPSNGLYAFQSEGMEGSSSMVGESQLLRSMSPCSRASHLAPVKMENNHQGLNMSRPQLGVSENNQYWGGNSWTNILGLNSSGSTNHLL, encoded by the exons ATGGTTTTCTCATCTCATGTTCCAATCTATTTAGATCCTCCCAACTTGCAACAG CATCAACAAGGAAATGGCAGTGAAAACCCTCAGTTTTCACCTCTTCCTCCTCCACCTCCTCATGTTGGAGCTGGTGGTCCAGCCTCCATTAGGCCTAGTTCTATGGCTGATCGAGCCAGGCTAGCCAAGATTCCACAGCCAGAAGCTGCTCTGAAATGTCCACGTTGTGAATCCAGCAACACCAAATTTTGTTACTTCAATAACTATAGCCTCTCACAGCCACGCCACTTTTGTAAGACATGTCGACGGTATTGGACTAGAGGAGGTGCTCTTAGGAATGTTCCAGTAGGTGGAGGGTGCcgaaaaaacaagaaaaacaaaaGCAGTAGCTCAGAACCCCCAGCGGAGAAGCAAACTGGAAATTCAAACTCAAAAAATAGTGTTGTTATTCCTACTGAAATCACTGGTCATTTGCCCTTCATGgcttctttgcaaaatttttctCAGTATGGTGTGGGAAATATCGGGTTAAACTTTGGTGGAATTCAAGGGGAAACAAGTGGAGCTAGTAGGCAAGCTGATATGGGGTTTCAGATAGGAACTAACTCGGGCATGAGCAGTGCTAGTATTTTATCATCGTCATCAGGAGGAGGAGGAACTCACCAGCATCAACAGTTCCCTTTCTTTGATCCAAGTAATGGTTTATATGCATTTCAAAGTGAGGGTATGGAAGGATCATCATCCATGGTGGGAGAAAGCCAGCTTCTTCGTTCCATGAGTCCATGCTCTAGGGCTTCTCATCTAGCTCCAGTGAAAATGGAAAACAACCATCAAGGGCTAAATATGTCAAGACCACAGTTAGGTGTTTCGGAGAATAATCAGTACTGGGGAGGAAATAGTTGGACAAATATATTAGGTCTCAACTCTTCTGGTAGTACTAATCATCTCTTGTAG
- the LOC107954067 gene encoding dof zinc finger protein DOF2.2 isoform X1 translates to MVFSSHVPIYLDPPNLQQQHQQGNGSENPQFSPLPPPPPHVGAGGPASIRPSSMADRARLAKIPQPEAALKCPRCESSNTKFCYFNNYSLSQPRHFCKTCRRYWTRGGALRNVPVGGGCRKNKKNKSSSSEPPAEKQTGNSNSKNSVVIPTEITGHLPFMASLQNFSQYGVGNIGLNFGGIQGETSGASRQADMGFQIGTNSGMSSASILSSSSGGGGTHQHQQFPFFDPSNGLYAFQSEGMEGSSSMVGESQLLRSMSPCSRASHLAPVKMENNHQGLNMSRPQLGVSENNQYWGGNSWTNILGLNSSGSTNHLL, encoded by the exons ATGGTTTTCTCATCTCATGTTCCAATCTATTTAGATCCTCCCAACTTGCAACAG CAGCATCAACAAGGAAATGGCAGTGAAAACCCTCAGTTTTCACCTCTTCCTCCTCCACCTCCTCATGTTGGAGCTGGTGGTCCAGCCTCCATTAGGCCTAGTTCTATGGCTGATCGAGCCAGGCTAGCCAAGATTCCACAGCCAGAAGCTGCTCTGAAATGTCCACGTTGTGAATCCAGCAACACCAAATTTTGTTACTTCAATAACTATAGCCTCTCACAGCCACGCCACTTTTGTAAGACATGTCGACGGTATTGGACTAGAGGAGGTGCTCTTAGGAATGTTCCAGTAGGTGGAGGGTGCcgaaaaaacaagaaaaacaaaaGCAGTAGCTCAGAACCCCCAGCGGAGAAGCAAACTGGAAATTCAAACTCAAAAAATAGTGTTGTTATTCCTACTGAAATCACTGGTCATTTGCCCTTCATGgcttctttgcaaaatttttctCAGTATGGTGTGGGAAATATCGGGTTAAACTTTGGTGGAATTCAAGGGGAAACAAGTGGAGCTAGTAGGCAAGCTGATATGGGGTTTCAGATAGGAACTAACTCGGGCATGAGCAGTGCTAGTATTTTATCATCGTCATCAGGAGGAGGAGGAACTCACCAGCATCAACAGTTCCCTTTCTTTGATCCAAGTAATGGTTTATATGCATTTCAAAGTGAGGGTATGGAAGGATCATCATCCATGGTGGGAGAAAGCCAGCTTCTTCGTTCCATGAGTCCATGCTCTAGGGCTTCTCATCTAGCTCCAGTGAAAATGGAAAACAACCATCAAGGGCTAAATATGTCAAGACCACAGTTAGGTGTTTCGGAGAATAATCAGTACTGGGGAGGAAATAGTTGGACAAATATATTAGGTCTCAACTCTTCTGGTAGTACTAATCATCTCTTGTAG